Part of the Oncorhynchus masou masou isolate Uvic2021 chromosome 24, UVic_Omas_1.1, whole genome shotgun sequence genome is shown below.
ACGTGCGTCTTATGGCTCAAATGACACTAGAACATCAAAAGAACTTTACTCCAAACAAAAGGGTGATTTGCATTTATTTTGTATTCCTCTAACGtaactatgttagctagctatccagTGTTTTGTCGCAGTGGCTGCATAACGTTAGCAACAATGTTTAGCTAAATATTTTAATCATTgtgaaatataaaaaatatatttcgcCTTACTGAGGGGTTGATAACATCATATATTGTACATTAAATAAATCCTCAATCGGCTATACTGTGTAATTCGTTATGGCTgcattagctaactagctagctagtacaTGTTAACTGTTAGCTAGTAAAGTCAGAGTGGGGTAAGGGGGTGTCCTTATCTTAACCCGTTGAACTCAATGGTTCTGCGTGTTGTGACAAGTCAGGTTTGTTGACAATGGCATTTGAAACCTTACTTCGATGCAAGGTAGGGACATAATATAACATTCAACTGAACTGTTTGAGTACTGTAAAAATGTGGGTTATGCTTACCATAGAACATGCTTGACAATTTGCTAATCCTAATTGGTATCTAATGGCTTCCTTCAGAGCAAGGTGGCTATGACCCATTCAACCCAGAGGTAGTAAGACCAGAGGAGCAACAGAATGGGGAGCCTGCTGCTGCAACAGTGGACATGGGTGCCCTCGAGCTTGAGTTGGTCAATCGTGCCATCGAGGCGGTACGCAGTGAGGTGGAGCGGGAAAAGAAGAAGCTCTCACAAATCGGGGACCTGGAATATGACCCTTCTGCCAGTTCTCCTAAAGTGTTGCTGAAACCACTCTCACAAACTGGAGACCAGAAATATGACCCTACTGCCAGTTCCCCCAAGCTGGTGCCAAAACCACCATCACGATCTGGGGACCAGGAATATGATCCTACTGCCAGTTCCCACAAAGTGATGGCTAACTGGCCAAAACCACAGGCCGTGGCATCCCACTTGGCGTATGACCCAGGCAGTTATCAGATGACTACAACAGCTGATTATAATCCCACCCCTCGCTCCAGTAAGTACACCTTGGACTCTGACAGCAAGGACAACCATGCCAGCTCCATGGAATATGTGCCCACCTCGGTTACCAAAACAGCTCTGAAAAAGCCTGCTCCTCGAACACGATCTCCtcatctaccctctccctctactAGTCCTAAGTACTCCAATAATGCGGCCTTCTCCAAGAACAAGTACACAGTGGATAATTCTAAACCATCCACAGACATGGAATATGACCCTCTCTCCAACTATTCAGCTAAAATTGCTGTCAAGGATAAGAAAGACCAGAGGACAGGTGCTTCTAAGGGAGAAGTGAAAAAAAGACCTCACCTGTCAGGGACAGGAAAGCTGTCAACGGATGAGGAATATGTGCCAACTACTAAAAAGCCTCGACAGGTGATACCAGACCCACTGAAGTACACTGCCAGTTTCTCTGAGTCTGATGAGGAGAGCTCTGGGACAGAGTATCGACCCACCTCTCTCAGCCGTCTGCAGAGGAGGAAGAGTAGCAGTGGGTCAGTGGAGGAAGCCTCTGGtccagggaaaggagagaggactgaaagaGCTCTAGGTGGGCTGAAACAACAGAGGAGTCTGGAGGCTAAAGAGCAGGAAGACTCGGAGAACCAGGAAGTAGCAAGGCAAAAAGACAAACCAGAAACTGAAAAGGTGCCAGGTAAAACCAGCCACATGAAGAGCATCAAAGTAGAGAAGGTGCATAAATCTGAAAAGGAGTCCAGTAAAAAGAGTGGTAGTAGTAAAGAAAAAGGAGCAGGGGACAGTAAGAAAATAAGTGATTCAAAGACATCAAGCCACGAAACTGCAAAGAAGGACAGCAAGAATCAGGgaaagaaagaagaggagaaaaCCAAGATAAAGGATAAATCCATAGACAAAGGCAAGGAGGGACAGGAAGAAAAGAGAAGTGATGGAAAGAGTAAGCTAAGGACAGACAAAGTAAAAGGGGCGTCaagcaagagtgagagagaaaaggggggtgGGGATAGTAAAAAACTGAAGACTTCAGACAAGGAAAAGGACTCTTCAAAGTTTAAAGAACACAAGAATGGTAAACATGACAGCAGTGGAAGAGAAAGGGGCTCCAATAAAGTTAGCAAAGGGAGTTCTAACAGCAGTAAAGACAAGGTGAAGAAAAACAGCAGAAGCTTCTTGGATGGCAAAACAGGAAAGGTGAAACAAAGATCTCTGAGTCACGTGGATCTGTTTGGGGATGAGAGTGCAGAGGAGAAACGCGAGGAGGATGACGACGAGGAGAAAATTGTGAGGAAGtcagctgctgctttcaagaggGGGCATTTGAATAAGAGGAATGCCTCAGAGCTCACCCCCTCATCCTCAGAGGATGATGACGTTGGTCCAGAGGATGACAGAGGCTATGATGACATGGATGGTGGTGGGGTGGACTACTCCGGTCTACAGATGGACATGGACTTTGACCTGGATGAAGACCCAATGGAGGAGTGCTTACGGATCTTCAATGAATCCAAGGATGTGAAGACCGAGGACAAGGGAAGGCAAGCCAAGGTACCCATAGATTGCCATCTCCCTTCATTACAAGTTGTTTTGTACAATATCTCCTTAGGTTAGCATCCACTGCAGTGTATCCTGTTCATACAGGTCAGTAAAAATGTGTGTAACTCATTTTAGAATGGCACTGAATGTAAtgtgtttgtttccaacattctGTTCATTAAATATTGTGTGAAATGTAAATCTGCTCAGTTTTTCTTCTCCCTTCCCAGCCCTCTAAAGATTCTGATGATGAGGATGCCACAGACAGCAATCAAACTACTCTCTTTCCTGGGCAGAAGAAGAGGGTTTCACATTTCTCCGCCAAAGGAAGTGTGAGTTTGTTCTCTGGTATTTACCCACATCTCTATGGTAACCACCGTAGCAAAAAGCCTTTCATTGAATACAAACTGGATTCTGTGTTTCAGACTGAGGCAACACCAAAGCCTCCGCCGTACAGGAGACTGACTGCCCAGGAGATCTGTTACCAGCGCATGCAGATTGCCCAGCAGCAGGCCTCTCAGCTTGCAGCAGCCGTGAAGACTGCCTCTACACCCAGACCCAGGCCAAGCCTCAGCCCCTTCcctggggagaggaagagagtagcCCACCGCCCCACCCCGTTACCATCCTCCTCCAAGTCTGGTACGAATGCTTGGCCTAAGGCCTTTCTATCTTTCACCCCATATATGGTCATGTCATCTAACACAGGTTTTCCCAAACTCAGTTCTGCCCCCCCTGCCCGATTCAAGTAAtcaaagcttaatgatgagttggttatttgaatcagctttgttgtgctagggcaaaaaccaaaatgtgcacacaggggccccaggactgagtttgggaaaccctgatctAACACGGAGTTTGTATGCATTACGACAGCCCAAAAATATGAGACCAGAAAAGTGTAATTTAAGGACTGTGTTGTTGAGAATCCTTTCTTTATCTGACTACAGGTCTTGTCGAGGCAAAGCTAGCAGGCAGCAGAGTGTTGTCGCCCACCAGGACTCTCCCAGGTGGTGTCTCTGTGAAGGCCCAGACATCAGCCGGCATCTTGTCAAAGACCACCACCACTATTGCACAGAAGAGGGTGGCACACACTCCCACAATGAAGGTAACGCCAGGAATTTATAGTATGTCAGAACATTATCATGAAAACGTGACATTTGTGTCTATTTAGTTGACATTATTTTTATGTTCTTCTCAGAGCTCTGCAATGAAGCGCCCAGTGATTCCCACTGAGTTTGGAGCCAAAGTGCCCACCAACGTCCGCCAGCGATACCTCAACAACTTTATAGATGAGTGTATGAAGTTTTGCCCCTCTGAAGACTTGGCCTTCCAAATGGTATGTGAGACCACACAGGGTTGAACTGATTTATCATTTAATCTATCCATGTCTACTGTTAAGTATGTGTGCTCATGGCACTGCTAGTGGTATCCCATTTTAGAAAAGGGTGGATGAGTTATGTTTGTGAAATATTTGATGTGAGTTGAAGTTCTAACAGTGGACTGTGTCTCTAGGccctggaggaggagaaggtggtgTATGACCGGAGCAGCAGTAAGAACATCTACCTCAACGTGGCAGTCAACACACTGAAGAAGCTACGCAGCAAGAGCAGCTCCCCCACCTCACCCGTTGCCAGTATGTCACTGACACATACATTAACTATGTAGCAATTACAAACAGATGGCGTTTGGTGTAGTTGCAGCGCTTCTGTAAGTCGTTGCCCTTTTGCACAGATCTAGGATAAAATCTCCCTCCAAAAATGGCAACCTTTACCGTTAGGTGAAAAGAACCAAACTGACATAGATCAGAGTCTAATCGGCCTGCTTGTCTTCTTTCAGGGAGCCCTGCAGTGGTGGGGAACAGGAAGGCCCAGTCCCATGAGGAAGTGCTGGGGGGACGCCTCGCTGCCAAGACCAGCTTCACCATCAACAGGACTGGCAAGCAACAGGAGGAGAAACTCAGTGGTGAGTAGCTTGTCCTCCTCTGGTTGGAGCTGGTATTACAGGCAGTAGATGTTTGATTAGGCAGGAAGGGCTTTGTATTTTAGCTATGTGTTGTCTGCACGGCTGCAGGTGTCAGGCTGTACAGGAAGCTGAGGGACTATCTGATGACGGAGGAGCAGCTGCAGGAGCATGGATACCCCAGGCCACACCCTGAGCGCTCAGGTCGAGCCGTGGTCCACAACGTCCCGGAAAAGAAGAATGTTGACCGTAAGTCTCTACAAAGCACTCTACACACCTTCCTCAGTCTGGTTGGATCAAATCCTTCTCTGCCAGACTAACAgattttttgatttgttcaaagcTTTTGCCAAGGTGTGCTGTCGATGTGGGGCCGAGTATAAGATCAACGCCAACGGCAACTGTGTTCGCAAGGAGGAGTGTAATCATCACTGGGGCCGTCTGCGCAGACATAAAggtaggtctgtctgtgtgtatacagtgagtttcaaaagtatttggacactaGCTAGGTTTCCCTCCAATTTccaacagattttcatgcaaatattctaaaatctgcataaaacaatatgtgcattttcccaccagagatgtttcgAGCAAACAGACTTTTTgcggataaaaggctgtgcgtgacgacgtagtgcacataaaaatacactatatatacaaaagtaagtggactccccttcaaatgagtggatttgactatttcagccacacccgttgctgacaggtgtgcacaaagcgaggtcaatacagaaatggtttgtcgatcgttgtggaagaacttgactggcctgcacagagacatgggatgaattggaacaccgactgtgagccaggcctaatcacccaacatcagtgcctgacctcactaatgctcttgtggctgaatggaagaaagttcccacagcaatgttccaacatctagtggaaaacagcagaggggggaccaactccatattaatgcccatgattttagaatgagatgttcgacgagcacttgtccacatacttttggtaatgtagtgtaacTTTTCCCGTTAAATTCCCATATACCAAATGAAAGTTAAATGGGTTTTCATCGCATTTTCAACTTTACTGATGGTCTTGTCAAAAAATAAACTTGTTGCATTATATAGCAAATGTACCCACTCAGATAGTGCGGGTAGACTACctacattatgagattattatggatgagagagatattttattttattttacctttattttactaggcaagtcagttaagaacaaattcttattttcaatgacggcctaggaacagtgggttaactgcctgttcaggggcagaacgacagattcgtaccttgtcagctcttgcaacctttcagttaccaacactctaaacactaggctacactgccgccccatattatttgtcaaacggcagccaagcatcgatgatcatgtcaccagaataagacccttgatATTTATTGTAACtaagcatcaagctcatcaccgtgcactttcaccaccctgtgaagttcatcataactgaTTTCATCtgtaataaactgcatgctttcccgatgagtcatagtgggaggaccacacaacatgtcatagtgtgactttgatatgatggttattatttcAGTATTTGCGAATAAAGGCGTTTCCACCTCACAGTTAATTTTACAGACCCAAAAAGAACCCACCATATCGAATGAACAAATTGTGGtaatttatacattttttatgaCATTTCATGTTTCCATCAGCACGATTGTAACTTTTTTTTAATGCGTCAGGTAATTCATCCGCATGAAATAGTTGGGTGGAAATGTGGTTAGTGGCAATTTGGGggttttggctctgtacttcagcactttgaaatgatacaatgactgggGTTAAAgtgcagctttaatttgagggtattgtcatccatatcgggtgaactgttgaactgtttagaaattacagcactttttgtgcaTAGTCTTCCCATTtcaggggaccaaaagtattgggacaaattcactaaTGTGTAATAAAGTGGTCacaagtttagtatttggtcccatattcctagcttgtgacttgttttggttgtgtttcagattattttgtgcccaatagaaatgaatggtaaataatgtattgtgtcatcttggagtcacttttattgtaaataagaatagaataggtttctaaacacttctagaTTCatatggatgctaccatgatgacagataatcctgaatgaataatgatgagtgagaaagttagacgcacaaatatcatatcccccccaaaaatgctaacctcccctgtttattgtattatattcttatttacaataaaagtgacaccAAAATGACACATTATTTAACATTCATTTCTTTTGGGCACAAATATATctgtaacacaaccaaaacaaacttaaatggggggactatgtacaaaaagtgcggttcacctgatatggataaaaaaataccctcaaattaaagctgacattcTGCGCTAACATCATAgttattgtatcatttcaaatccaaagtgctggagtacagagccagaaCAACTTAAATGGTGTCACTATCCGAATACTTTTGGAGCTTACTGTATTTGTCTATGAACTTTTGCAGTGATTGAATTTGTGCATGTTGTAAAATGAATGTTAGGATTTGAATGTAGTGTCATTTTGAGTTGGGACTAGCAAGAgcttctgtgtgtctgtggtaacaGTGTCGGGAGGCTGGGAGACCAACTACAGCTGCTGCTCagggactgtgggctctcctggCTGCTCTGTGTCTAAGGTAACACACCTAACAGCTCTGCTGTGTGATCAGTAATAATGTCAATACTGAGTTTGAACTGAGAAACAATGGGAACACAAGGGGGCAGTGGTGTCCAAGGCACATTGTGACTGGTTCTTATTGAGCTTGATGACTTCCATTCAAAGCAGAATACTTTCTCTGTTTGTGTTACATTTTAAGAATCAACTAATACCTGCCATTTGATTTTTCACCTTGCCTCCTGTCTGTCCACAGCAACACGTTCAGGACGGACGCAAAGAATCATTGGACGGCTATGTTCAGACCTTTGAGAAACAGCTGCCCCCAGACGGCAACGGTGGAGTCTACGCCCTGGACTGTGAGATGGTGAGCTTGCTGCTGCACTGCTTTTCTTTGGGCACAATTAGCTGTATGAGTGCTGAGAGGGCATCTTAATACCTTATATAATGTGTCGTCTTTGTCGCTCTCTTTTTCCTTGGTAATAGTGTTACACAAAGCAGGGTCTGGAGCTGACCAGGGTGACTGTTATCAACTCTGAGCTGAAAGTCATCTATGACACATTTGTCAAACCCGAAAGCAAAGTGGTTGACTACAACACACGGTAAGGGATCGAGAATAACAGTTTTCAATCTTGAGTGTGGAGATAAACAATATCTAGCATATGCGCATACACACGCTAGGACAAATATACAAGTTTTCATCATGGTTTGTGCAGGTTTTCGGGTGTAACAGAGGAGGACCTGGAGAATGCGACCATCACCCTGAGAGACGTGCAGGCTGTGATCCTCAACATGTTCAGCACTGAGTCCATCCTCATAGGACACAGCCTGGAGAGTGACCTCTTTGCCCTCaaggtacacacgcacacactccccTAATCTGATTGCCCTCTGGtcattacgtgtgtgtgttttactataCTATTCGTGTGAGTTCCAGAAGTCCTCACACGAATAGAAAACCAACAAAAAATCAGAGAAGTTTGGACATTTTGACGGTCCTCAGTTGTAGAAAGGCTATTTTAGTGGGGTCTCccgagaggcgtcactacagacccgggttcgatcccggactttgtcacaaccggctgtgacctGGAGTCCCCAGCATCATCCTGGTTACGGGAGGGGTTGGCTGGTGGTGCTTTACTTGgagggccgggcgcctgcaagctgacttcggtcgtcagttgaacagtgtttcctccgacacattggtgcggctggcttccgggttaagcgggcgagTGTTAAGAAGTGttgtttggcgggtcatgttccGGAGGACGCGTGACTTGACTTTCGCATCTCCCGAGCCCATTGgagagttgcagtgatgagacaagatcgcaattggataggacaaaattggggagaaaaggggtagaATACAAGAAAAGGCTGTTTAGGGAttaggttagggaaaataggattttgattgGGAATCAATCTTCACAACTATAGTACGACGTAGGTAGATGTGTCTGTGTAATGGCCCTCACTCTGTATCTCATGCGGTCTTTGTAGGTCATACACAGCACTGTAGTGGACACAGCCATTGTGTTTCCCCATCGCCTGGGCTTGCCATACAAGAGGGCCCTGAGGAACCTCATGGCAGACCACCTCAAACGCATCATACAGGACAGCGGTGAGCAGCTAAACCCTCATTACACTGTTTATTGTTCCTCTGTATGATATACGTTGGTCACATGTCAACAAATCACTAGTAGGCCATTTCCCTCTG
Proteins encoded:
- the LOC135512854 gene encoding RNA exonuclease 1 homolog isoform X1; protein product: MLRSTGFFRGIDCPFYTDSCNGKSGTYGCNRPYCHFRHSKHRRASYGSNDTRTSKELYSKQKEQGGYDPFNPEVVRPEEQQNGEPAAATVDMGALELELVNRAIEAVRSEVEREKKKLSQIGDLEYDPSASSPKVLLKPLSQTGDQKYDPTASSPKLVPKPPSRSGDQEYDPTASSHKVMANWPKPQAVASHLAYDPGSYQMTTTADYNPTPRSSKYTLDSDSKDNHASSMEYVPTSVTKTALKKPAPRTRSPHLPSPSTSPKYSNNAAFSKNKYTVDNSKPSTDMEYDPLSNYSAKIAVKDKKDQRTGASKGEVKKRPHLSGTGKLSTDEEYVPTTKKPRQVIPDPLKYTASFSESDEESSGTEYRPTSLSRLQRRKSSSGSVEEASGPGKGERTERALGGLKQQRSLEAKEQEDSENQEVARQKDKPETEKVPGKTSHMKSIKVEKVHKSEKESSKKSGSSKEKGAGDSKKISDSKTSSHETAKKDSKNQGKKEEEKTKIKDKSIDKGKEGQEEKRSDGKSKLRTDKVKGASSKSEREKGGGDSKKLKTSDKEKDSSKFKEHKNGKHDSSGRERGSNKVSKGSSNSSKDKVKKNSRSFLDGKTGKVKQRSLSHVDLFGDESAEEKREEDDDEEKIVRKSAAAFKRGHLNKRNASELTPSSSEDDDVGPEDDRGYDDMDGGGVDYSGLQMDMDFDLDEDPMEECLRIFNESKDVKTEDKGRQAKPSKDSDDEDATDSNQTTLFPGQKKRVSHFSAKGSTEATPKPPPYRRLTAQEICYQRMQIAQQQASQLAAAVKTASTPRPRPSLSPFPGERKRVAHRPTPLPSSSKSGLVEAKLAGSRVLSPTRTLPGGVSVKAQTSAGILSKTTTTIAQKRVAHTPTMKSSAMKRPVIPTEFGAKVPTNVRQRYLNNFIDECMKFCPSEDLAFQMALEEEKVVYDRSSSKNIYLNVAVNTLKKLRSKSSSPTSPVARSPAVVGNRKAQSHEEVLGGRLAAKTSFTINRTGKQQEEKLSGVRLYRKLRDYLMTEEQLQEHGYPRPHPERSGRAVVHNVPEKKNVDPFAKVCCRCGAEYKINANGNCVRKEECNHHWGRLRRHKVSGGWETNYSCCSGTVGSPGCSVSKQHVQDGRKESLDGYVQTFEKQLPPDGNGGVYALDCEMCYTKQGLELTRVTVINSELKVIYDTFVKPESKVVDYNTRFSGVTEEDLENATITLRDVQAVILNMFSTESILIGHSLESDLFALKVIHSTVVDTAIVFPHRLGLPYKRALRNLMADHLKRIIQDSVEGHDSSEDACACMELMIWKIREDAKVKR
- the LOC135512854 gene encoding RNA exonuclease 1 homolog isoform X2 — protein: MLRSTGFFRGIDCPFYTDSCNGKSGTYGCNRPYCHFRHSKHRRASYGSNDTRTSKELYSKQKEQGGYDPFNPEVVRPEEQQNGEPAAATVDMGALELELVNRAIEAVRSEVEREKKKLSQIGDLEYDPSASSPKVLLKPLSQTGDQKYDPTASSPKLVPKPPSRSGDQEYDPTASSHKVMANWPKPQAVASHLAYDPGSYQMTTTADYNPTPRSSKYTLDSDSKDNHASSMEYVPTSVTKTALKKPAPRTRSPHLPSPSTSPKYSNNAAFSKNKYTVDNSKPSTDMEYDPLSNYSAKIAVKDKKDQRTGASKGEVKKRPHLSGTGKLSTDEEYVPTTKKPRQVIPDPLKYTASFSESDEESSGTEYRPTSLSRLQRRKSSSGSVEEASGPGKGERTERALGGLKQQRSLEAKEQEDSENQEVARQKDKPETEKVPGKTSHMKSIKVEKVHKSEKESSKKSGSSKEKGAGDSKKISDSKTSSHETAKKDSKNQGKKEEEKTKIKDKSIDKGKEGQEEKRSDGKSKLRTDKVKGASSKSEREKGGGDSKKLKTSDKEKDSSKFKEHKNGKHDSSGRERGSNKVSKGSSNSSKDKVKKNSRSFLDGKTGKVKQRSLSHVDLFGDESAEEKREEDDDEEKIVRKSAAAFKRGHLNKRNASELTPSSSEDDDVGPEDDRGYDDMDGGGVDYSGLQMDMDFDLDEDPMEECLRIFNESKDVKTEDKGRQAKPSKDSDDEDATDSNQTTLFPGQKKRVSHFSAKGSTEATPKPPPYRRLTAQEICYQRMQIAQQQASQLAAAVKTASTPRPRPSLSPFPGERKRVAHRPTPLPSSSKSGLVEAKLAGSRVLSPTRTLPGGVSVKAQTSAGILSKTTTTIAQKRVAHTPTMKSSAMKRPVIPTEFGAKVPTNVRQRYLNNFIDECMKFCPSEDLAFQMALEEEKVVYDRSSSKNIYLNVAVNTLKKLRSKSSSPTSPVARSPAVVGNRKAQSHEEVLGGRLAAKTSFTINRTGKQQEEKLSGVRLYRKLRDYLMTEEQLQEHGYPRPHPERSGRAVVHNVPEKKNVDPFAKVCCRCGAEYKINANGNCVRKEECNHHWGRLRRHKEMFRANRLFADKRLCVTT